The sequence AGGCGGGGCGGGCGGCTCGTAGGCTGTCGGTATGAGTCCTCAGCCCGCTCCGTCCCGGTCGGTCCCCTCCGGGGGAAGCGCTTCGAGCCCGGCTTCTTCCCGCCGGCTGCTGCTGGTGCATGCGCACCCCGACGACGAGTCGATCGTCAATGGCGTGACCATGGCCAAGTACGCGGCCGAAGGTGCGCTGGTCACCCTGGTGACCTGCACGCTCGGCGAGGAGGGCGAGGTCATCCCGCCCGAGCTCGCGCACCTCGCGCCGGACCGTGACGACACCCTCGGCCCGTACCGCGCCGGCGAGCTGGCCGCGGCGATGGAGGCCCTGGGCGTCACGGACCACCGCTTCCTCGGCGGTCCTGGCCGCTACCGGGACTCCGGGATGATGGGCGCGGTGCAAAACGAGCGGCCGGACGCCTTCTGGCAGGCCCCGCTCGACGAGGCGGCCGCCGATCTGGTGGCCGTGATCCGGGAGGTCAGGCCGCAGGTCCTGGTCGCCTACGACCCGGACGGCGGGTACGGCCATCCCGATCACATCCAGGCCCACCGGGTGGCGATGCGCGGTGCCGAGCTGGCCGCGCAGGCGGATTTCCGGCCCGAGCTGGGCGGTGCGCATGCGATCGGGAAGATCTACTGGAACTGCACCCCCCGGTCCGTGGTCGAGGAGGGCTTCGCGCGGCTGCACGCGGCCGGTCACGGCTTCCCCGGAGTCGCCACCGTCGACGATGTGCCGGGCGTGGTGCCGGACTCCGAGGTCACGGCGGCCCTCCACGGTGATCCTGCGCAGATCGCCGCCAAGACGGCGGCGATGCGGGCGCACTACACCCAGATCGCGGTCGACGGGCCGTTCTTCGCGCTCTCCAACGACTTGGGCCAGCCGCTGTTCGGCTCGGAACACTATCGGCTGGTGCACGGTGTCCCGGGCGCCGCGGTGGGCGCACACGAGGACGATCTGTTCGCGGGTGTGAGCGAAATGCTGGGTATGGAGGAGAGTGTCCGTATCGAGGAGGTGGCGGAATGAGTGCGGCGAAGGGCGGCGGGGGCGACGCCGGAGAAAACGGCCGGGCGGCCGCCGGTAAGGGTGGTGCGGCCGCCGGTGGCAAGGGTGACGCGGCTTCCGGTGGCAAGGGCGGCGCGGCCTCCCGTGAGGGGCAGCGGTCGAGGGCGGGCTCGGGCGGCGGGCCCGGTGTGCGGTCCGGTGTCCCCGTGGTGCCGTCGGCCGGTGCCGCGCTGACCGCGCCGCTGACGCCGGGCCGGGTGGGCATATATGTGCTTCTTCTGGTCGCGGGCGTGCTGGTCGCCCTCGCCGGAACGCTGGTACAAGCGGCCTGGTTCCCCGGCGGGTTGGTACTGGCGCTGGCCGGGGTCGCCGGCCTCTTCTACGGTGGCGTCCGGGCGACCGGCACCTCCGCGGGCGTGCTGGTGCCCGGAGGGGCCTGGCTGGTGACGGTGTTCCTGCTGCTCGGCAACGTCCGGCCGGAAGGCGACTTTCTTTTCGGTGCGGGGGTCGGTTCGTACATCTTCCTGCTGGGCGGCATCCTGGTCGCTGTGATCTGTGCCACCGCCGCCCAGATGCGCACGACGGGCGCCCGGTACGGGCGAGTTGGCGGATGACGTGGTCCATACCGGGACGGATGCCGCGCGGGTCGGGGTGAACGGACCGGGTACCGGGGGTTTGCCCGCGGCGGCGGTGTTCGTACGCTCCCCGGGTGCCCGCCCGCGGCGGACAGTATGGTGGTGCGCGCCGTCGCGCCGCCCTGGGGGCACCCCCCGGCCTGTGGCCGGGGATCATCTCTGACGAGCGGCGGAGCCAACCGGGAGAACCTGCTTTGAGTCGTGAATCTGACAGTTCGTCCTCCGGCCCTCAGGGCCGTGGCGGAGCCGCGTACCCATCAGGGACGCCGCCGTACGGCTCGCCCAGGGGAGATGCCGACGAGGCGCCGGCGCCCGGTGCCGCGGCGCAGCCGGAGGAGCCCAAAACCGAGACCACACTGACGACGCGGATCAAGATCAACATTCCGGGGTCGCGCCCCATCCCGCCGGTCGTCGTGCGCAAGCCCGTCGGTGAGGAGTCCGGCATGAACGGATCGGGTGCATCCGGCGGTCCCGCCGGTTCCCGCGGTACGCCCCGCCCTGCCCGCGGCAGCGAGCGGAACGCGGAGCGTACGGCGAACACCCCCCGGCCCGAGGCCCCGGCGGACGAGGCCCCCGCGGGCGGCCAGGCCGAGAAGACCAGCGACTGGTTCGCGCCGCGCAAGTCGCAGGCCGGATCCGGCGGGCAGTCCTCCACCGGCTCCCATGCCGTGCCGCCCGCCCCTGGCGGTGCGACCCCGCCGCGTGCCCCGTCCGGCGCCAAGCCACAGCAGCGCCCCGACCTTCCGTACTTCTCGGACAACCCGGCCCCGCAGGACGGCGCGTCGCCGTTCGACGGCGGCGCCGGGCCCGGCGGCGGTGCGCGCCAGGGCGGCGGCTCGCCGTTCGACAGCGGTCCGCGCGGCGGCGGTTCGCCGTACGAGGAGGGTCCGCGCGGCGGGGGTTCGCCGTTCGACGGTGCGGCCTCCGGCGGCGGTACGCCGTTCGACGCACCCGCCGGGCCCGCCCGTGAGCACACTCCGTTCGACGCCCCGGCGGGTGGCCCGAACGGTCCGACGACCGGGCCGGCGCGCGGCAGCTCCGCGCTCAACCTCCCGCCCGGCTTCAGCGACCCCGGCGCCGGCAGCGCGCCCCGGATCGACGACACCGCGGAGCTCACCCCGCAGCCGCCGGCGCCGCTGGCCGGGCCGGGCAGCGGCCTCGGCGCGCCCGGCGGTGTCACGGGTGGACTGCCCGGCGGGCCGAAGGGCACGGCGCCCGGCGGTCCTCAGGGCAAGGGCGGCGCGAAGGGCCCGCAGGGCGGCGGCCGCGACCGGGTGTCCGGCGACACGCTGGTCAGCGGCATCCCGAAGGTGCCCGGAGCCGACGGGCCGCCGTCGCCGTTCGCGGCAGGGCCGGCCGATGGCAGCGACCGGGCCGCGCCGAAGCCGCGGCCCAAGATCCCCGAGCCGATCAACCCGCCCAAGACGGGCCGCAACAAGC is a genomic window of Streptomyces sp. Edi2 containing:
- the mshB gene encoding N-acetyl-1-D-myo-inositol-2-amino-2-deoxy-alpha-D-glucopyranoside deacetylase gives rise to the protein MSPQPAPSRSVPSGGSASSPASSRRLLLVHAHPDDESIVNGVTMAKYAAEGALVTLVTCTLGEEGEVIPPELAHLAPDRDDTLGPYRAGELAAAMEALGVTDHRFLGGPGRYRDSGMMGAVQNERPDAFWQAPLDEAAADLVAVIREVRPQVLVAYDPDGGYGHPDHIQAHRVAMRGAELAAQADFRPELGGAHAIGKIYWNCTPRSVVEEGFARLHAAGHGFPGVATVDDVPGVVPDSEVTAALHGDPAQIAAKTAAMRAHYTQIAVDGPFFALSNDLGQPLFGSEHYRLVHGVPGAAVGAHEDDLFAGVSEMLGMEESVRIEEVAE
- a CDS encoding DUF6113 family protein, translating into MSAAKGGGGDAGENGRAAAGKGGAAAGGKGDAASGGKGGAASREGQRSRAGSGGGPGVRSGVPVVPSAGAALTAPLTPGRVGIYVLLLVAGVLVALAGTLVQAAWFPGGLVLALAGVAGLFYGGVRATGTSAGVLVPGGAWLVTVFLLLGNVRPEGDFLFGAGVGSYIFLLGGILVAVICATAAQMRTTGARYGRVGG